A portion of the Oncorhynchus gorbuscha isolate QuinsamMale2020 ecotype Even-year linkage group LG07, OgorEven_v1.0, whole genome shotgun sequence genome contains these proteins:
- the LOC124039991 gene encoding ubiquitin domain-containing protein 1 isoform X1 yields MGGCVGREREDTQGHGSSRSGGRTHRKRGGRNEPLKKDKPKWKSDYPMTEGQLRSKRDEFWDTAPAFEGRKEIWDALKAATVALECNDHELAQAIVDGASITLPHGSLTECYDELGSCYQLPVYCLAPPVNLISERSDEDPSDNPEPTAAPKKEFQLKVRLSTGKDLRLSASMADPIGQLKKQLQAQEDIDTAHQRWFFSGKLLTDKTRLQDTKIQKDFVIQVIVNPQAPIN; encoded by the exons ATGGGAGGATGTGTTGGGAGAGAACGCGAGGACACACAGGGCCACGGTTCATCCAGGAGCGGTGGAAGGACACACCGAAAACGTGGAG GTCGCAATGAGCCCCTCAAGAAGGACAAGCCCAAATGGAAGAGTGATTACCCCATGACCGAGGGCCAGCTCCGCAGTAAGAGGGATGAGTTCTGGGACACGGCGCCGGCCTTCGAGGGACGCAAGGAGATATGGGACGCCCTGAAGGCGGCCACTGTGGCCCTGGAGTGCAACGACCACGAGCTGGCCCAGGCCATAGTGGATGGAGCCAGCATCACACTGCCCCACG GGTCCCTGACGGAGTGTTATGACGAGCTTGGTAGCTGCTACCAGCTGCCCGTTTACTGCCTGGCCCCTCCGGTCAACCTGATCTCCGAGCGCAGCGACGAGGACCCCAGTGACAACCCCGAGCCCACCGCTGCTCCCAAGAAGGAGTTCCAGCTCAAGGTGCGCCTTTCCACGGGCAAGGACCTGCGCCTTAGCGCCAGCATGGCCGACCCCATCGGGCAGCTGAAGAAGCAGCTGCAGGCCCAGGAGGACATCGACACGGCCCACCAGCGCTGGTTCTTCTCGGGCAAGCTGCTCACGGACAAGACCCGCCTACAGGACACCAAGATCCAGAAGGACTTTGTCATCCAGGTCATCGTCAACCCGCAAGCCCCCATTAACTAG
- the LOC124039991 gene encoding ubiquitin domain-containing protein 1 isoform X2, translated as MQPGFKPGRNEPLKKDKPKWKSDYPMTEGQLRSKRDEFWDTAPAFEGRKEIWDALKAATVALECNDHELAQAIVDGASITLPHGSLTECYDELGSCYQLPVYCLAPPVNLISERSDEDPSDNPEPTAAPKKEFQLKVRLSTGKDLRLSASMADPIGQLKKQLQAQEDIDTAHQRWFFSGKLLTDKTRLQDTKIQKDFVIQVIVNPQAPIN; from the exons atgcagcctggattcaagcCAG GTCGCAATGAGCCCCTCAAGAAGGACAAGCCCAAATGGAAGAGTGATTACCCCATGACCGAGGGCCAGCTCCGCAGTAAGAGGGATGAGTTCTGGGACACGGCGCCGGCCTTCGAGGGACGCAAGGAGATATGGGACGCCCTGAAGGCGGCCACTGTGGCCCTGGAGTGCAACGACCACGAGCTGGCCCAGGCCATAGTGGATGGAGCCAGCATCACACTGCCCCACG GGTCCCTGACGGAGTGTTATGACGAGCTTGGTAGCTGCTACCAGCTGCCCGTTTACTGCCTGGCCCCTCCGGTCAACCTGATCTCCGAGCGCAGCGACGAGGACCCCAGTGACAACCCCGAGCCCACCGCTGCTCCCAAGAAGGAGTTCCAGCTCAAGGTGCGCCTTTCCACGGGCAAGGACCTGCGCCTTAGCGCCAGCATGGCCGACCCCATCGGGCAGCTGAAGAAGCAGCTGCAGGCCCAGGAGGACATCGACACGGCCCACCAGCGCTGGTTCTTCTCGGGCAAGCTGCTCACGGACAAGACCCGCCTACAGGACACCAAGATCCAGAAGGACTTTGTCATCCAGGTCATCGTCAACCCGCAAGCCCCCATTAACTAG